A stretch of Desulfobacter hydrogenophilus DNA encodes these proteins:
- a CDS encoding Rossmann-like domain-containing protein, whose amino-acid sequence MNINDIYIQLKDALKSEIVRHDLANKRIDIKCKPLSVEEAIGTPEHDDYPIVKGKEVMMAATFNGAVGQSFTDEYTDISLSVDGLLELDHTKTSDRAIFIAGLNAVYRALDLCEKTIHCKDKEPVECANNLIEQPQFSGKKILLVGLQPRFLEYLAKQNTVRVLDLDPDNVGSEKFGVRIESGENFEEALDWCDMIFATGSTIVNGTITHFLSSGKPAIFFGVTISAPAKILGLSSYCHCGH is encoded by the coding sequence ATGAATATCAACGACATTTACATTCAACTAAAAGACGCCTTAAAATCAGAAATTGTCCGCCACGACCTGGCAAACAAAAGAATTGACATCAAGTGTAAACCTTTGTCCGTAGAAGAGGCCATCGGCACCCCGGAGCATGATGACTACCCCATTGTCAAAGGTAAAGAGGTGATGATGGCGGCAACGTTTAACGGGGCTGTGGGTCAGTCCTTTACGGACGAGTACACGGATATCTCTTTGTCCGTGGATGGTCTGCTTGAATTGGACCACACAAAAACCAGTGACCGAGCAATTTTCATTGCAGGGCTCAATGCGGTTTACAGAGCCTTGGATCTTTGTGAAAAAACAATACATTGCAAGGACAAGGAACCGGTGGAGTGTGCCAACAATCTGATTGAACAACCGCAGTTTTCAGGGAAAAAGATTCTTCTGGTCGGGCTTCAACCCAGATTTCTGGAATATCTTGCCAAACAGAATACGGTGCGGGTCCTGGACCTTGACCCGGACAACGTGGGCTCCGAAAAGTTTGGGGTGCGTATAGAATCCGGGGAAAATTTCGAGGAAGCCCTTGACTGGTGTGACATGATATTTGCCACCGGGTCAACCATTGTGAACGGCACCATTACCCATTTTTTGAGCAGCGGTAAACCTGCCATCTTTTTCGGGGTGACCATCAGTGCCCCGGCTAAAATTTTGGGGCTTTCAAGCTATTGCCATTGCGGGCACTGA
- a CDS encoding hydroxyethylthiazole kinase — protein sequence MSLKKDVQAGIIHAVETVRKTNPMAGYLTNTVTINFVANAQLAVGGSAATVYLPDLKFGIASCPCL from the coding sequence ATGAGTCTTAAAAAAGATGTTCAAGCCGGAATAATTCATGCCGTTGAAACCGTAAGGAAAACCAATCCCATGGCAGGATACCTCACCAACACGGTGACCATCAATTTTGTCGCCAATGCCCAACTTGCCGTGGGCGGTTCGGCAGCCACGGTCTATCTGCCGGATTTAAAATTTGGTATAGCTTCTTGCCCTTGTCTGTAA
- a CDS encoding MTH1187 family thiamine-binding protein, whose product MNTLVSVAISPCGTGDELSGEVAQVIKIIRESGLKNRTNSMFTEIEGPWDDVMKVVKDATFVLAEKGIRTGVVLKADVRPGFTDMMTAKVDKVNGILKGTNTHEK is encoded by the coding sequence ATGAATACATTGGTTTCAGTTGCCATATCACCTTGCGGGACAGGGGACGAGCTTAGCGGAGAGGTTGCACAAGTTATAAAAATCATAAGGGAATCCGGTCTTAAAAATCGAACCAATTCCATGTTCACAGAGATAGAAGGCCCATGGGATGATGTGATGAAGGTTGTAAAGGACGCAACCTTTGTGCTTGCCGAAAAAGGCATCCGTACGGGCGTTGTTTTGAAAGCCGATGTCCGGCCTGGATTTACGGACATGATGACAGCCAAAGTGGATAAAGTTAATGGTATTTTGAAAGGGACAAATACGCATGAGAAGTAA
- the tnpA gene encoding IS200/IS605 family transposase, protein MKDYKSLKHSKWYCKYHVVWIPKYRKKVIYGQLRRELGSILHGLAKQKECEIEEGHLMTDHVHMLISIPPKFAVAQVVGFIKGKSAIQIARQFCGKKRNYNGEKFWARGYFASTVGIDEQTVRAYIRHQEKEDQRCEQMNLFD, encoded by the coding sequence ATGAAAGATTATAAAAGTTTAAAGCATTCAAAGTGGTATTGCAAGTATCATGTGGTTTGGATTCCAAAATATCGGAAGAAAGTTATTTACGGGCAATTACGTCGGGAACTGGGGTCAATACTACATGGTTTGGCAAAACAAAAAGAATGCGAGATCGAAGAAGGACATTTGATGACAGACCATGTTCATATGCTGATCTCCATTCCACCCAAATTTGCCGTGGCTCAGGTAGTTGGGTTCATCAAGGGGAAAAGTGCTATTCAGATAGCACGTCAGTTTTGTGGTAAAAAAAGGAACTATAATGGTGAAAAATTTTGGGCCAGAGGTTATTTTGCATCAACAGTAGGAATCGACGAACAAACTGTTCGAGCATATATCCGGCATCAAGAAAAAGAGGATCAACGTTGCGAACAGATGAACTTGTTTGATTAA
- a CDS encoding ABC-type transport auxiliary lipoprotein family protein yields the protein MNHLRPLTRLPFFMMITCILTAAAFLTGCGIKNDYTKKQMFRLYADGNAPSGQSNRSAGAPLVIKRLDISPEFSGAGFVYRVGQNRFTQDYYNNYITSPARMISDVMLEALVDTPQFAPAPQNRIPDDIFQLWGKITALYSDQRNTSAVSAVVTMALNLDRLNKDGFTPILSKTYSRQIPLGKNTSPQAYIQALNSGLSEIVKDIVSDYQNLPTRQAVTE from the coding sequence ATGAACCACCTTCGTCCCTTAACGCGTTTGCCCTTTTTCATGATGATAACCTGCATCTTAACTGCAGCCGCCTTTTTAACCGGATGCGGAATTAAAAATGATTACACGAAAAAACAGATGTTCAGACTGTATGCCGACGGCAACGCCCCTTCCGGCCAAAGCAACCGCTCAGCCGGGGCTCCTTTGGTGATCAAACGCCTGGACATTTCGCCGGAATTCAGCGGCGCGGGATTTGTCTACCGGGTGGGTCAAAACCGGTTTACCCAGGATTATTATAACAACTATATAACATCACCGGCCCGCATGATCAGTGATGTGATGCTTGAAGCCCTGGTCGATACGCCTCAATTTGCCCCGGCACCCCAAAACCGGATTCCGGACGATATCTTTCAGTTATGGGGTAAAATTACAGCACTTTATAGTGACCAGCGCAATACATCTGCGGTATCGGCGGTGGTGACCATGGCGCTCAACCTTGACCGGTTGAACAAAGACGGGTTTACACCGATTCTGTCAAAAACCTATTCCAGGCAAATTCCCCTGGGCAAGAATACCAGTCCCCAAGCCTATATCCAGGCCCTTAATAGTGGACTATCCGAAATTGTCAAAGATATTGTGTCGGATTATCAAAACTTACCGACCCGACAAGCTGTTACGGAATAA
- the trxC gene encoding thioredoxin TrxC → MGENQLIIRCTKCGAKNRVPENKISESPKCGKCGTMLRFEIFDTPVNVTDANFDQEVMQSSLPVLVDCWAPWCGPCRAVGPILDGLAKTYRGRLKIAKVNVDENPGTGSKYRIQSIPTMLFVKNGSLVDQVTGALPKEALEARIKSFI, encoded by the coding sequence ATGGGTGAGAACCAATTGATTATTCGGTGTACGAAGTGTGGGGCAAAAAACCGGGTGCCTGAAAACAAGATTTCGGAAAGCCCCAAGTGCGGCAAGTGCGGAACAATGTTGCGATTTGAAATTTTTGATACCCCCGTGAATGTTACGGATGCCAATTTTGATCAGGAGGTCATGCAGTCATCCCTGCCGGTGCTGGTGGACTGCTGGGCCCCCTGGTGTGGTCCCTGCCGGGCTGTGGGCCCCATTCTGGATGGCCTGGCAAAAACGTACCGGGGGCGGCTTAAAATTGCCAAGGTCAATGTGGATGAAAATCCTGGAACCGGCTCAAAATACCGCATTCAAAGCATTCCCACCATGCTTTTCGTGAAAAACGGCAGTCTGGTGGATCAGGTCACAGGGGCTTTGCCCAAGGAGGCTTTAGAGGCCAGGATAAAATCATTTATTTAG
- the hisA gene encoding phosphoribosylformimino-5-aminoimidazole carboxamide ribotide isomerase gives MKFRPCIDLRNGQVVQIVGGTLSDKTQDSLITNFESARTPAQFAQMYQADQLFGGHVIALGPGNTQSALEALQAFPGGLQMGGGIHPENAHTFLDAGASHVIVTSYVFSKGRMDMDKLNTLVNAVGKKRLVLDLSCRKRDGQFWIVTDRWQNFTEMAVTPATIGHLSAFCDEFLIHGVDVEGKMQGIQEELVTLLGEHSPIPATYAGGAGHFSDLDRVKDLGQGRVDLTIGSALDIFGGTIPYQEVVAWHKTQK, from the coding sequence ATGAAATTTCGCCCCTGCATTGATCTTCGAAACGGCCAAGTAGTCCAGATTGTGGGCGGCACCCTGTCTGACAAAACCCAGGACAGCCTTATCACCAATTTTGAAAGTGCCCGAACCCCGGCACAGTTTGCACAGATGTACCAGGCTGACCAGCTTTTCGGCGGCCATGTCATTGCCCTTGGCCCTGGAAATACCCAGTCCGCTCTTGAAGCCTTGCAAGCCTTCCCCGGCGGTCTTCAGATGGGTGGTGGTATTCATCCTGAAAATGCACACACCTTTCTGGATGCAGGCGCATCCCATGTCATCGTGACGTCTTATGTGTTTTCCAAAGGCCGCATGGACATGGACAAGCTCAATACCCTGGTGAATGCCGTGGGCAAAAAACGCCTGGTTCTGGATCTAAGCTGCCGTAAAAGGGACGGACAATTCTGGATTGTAACGGACCGCTGGCAAAATTTCACAGAAATGGCCGTAACCCCCGCCACCATCGGACATCTGTCCGCATTCTGTGACGAATTTCTCATTCACGGTGTGGATGTGGAAGGCAAAATGCAGGGTATCCAGGAAGAACTGGTGACACTACTGGGGGAGCACAGCCCCATCCCAGCCACCTATGCCGGCGGCGCAGGCCATTTTTCAGACCTGGACCGGGTAAAAGACCTTGGCCAGGGCCGTGTGGACCTGACCATCGGTTCAGCCCTGGACATATTTGGCGGCACCATCCCTTACCAAGAGGTCGTGGCGTGGCACAAGACTCAAAAATAG
- the icmF gene encoding fused isobutyryl-CoA mutase/GTPase IcmF, with product MSDAVEIYKPQHKVRVITATSLFDGHDVSINMFRRLLQSTGAEVIHLGHNRSVKEIVDAAIEEDAQGIAVSSYQGGHIEFFKYIVDLLKEQNASDIKVFGGGGGVIVPDEIQALHDYGVARIYSPEDGTRMGLQGIINHMVKTIDFSTVEDDAVDFKLLSCENKRLVGKAITAMEQAKASGNGHLDHFRAQLLKKTGNRTVPVMGITGTGGAGKSSLIDELIIRMINDVKDMKIAVISSDVSRRKTGGALLGDRIRMNAIGNDRVYMRSLATRKAHSEIPEALGDVISVVKAAGFDFIIAETAGIGQGDSQITDQVDCAMYVMTAEFGAASQLEKIDMLDYADLIVVNKFEKRGGEDAVRDVRKQVQRNRNAWDMQSEDMPVFGTIASKFNDDGVTALYQALLQTIFEKTGVKFESRRPKVDVKTSSSKTVVIPPERTRYLSEIADTIRDYHKRTQIQTQAIRKVWHLEETAKAIDESLLDGDKTELIEHLKREIDAARGSVDGEAKELVTQWDDMKDAYTKDELVYTVRGKEIRVPLYTQSLSHQKIPKISLPKFKDPGEIYRWLRRENLPGYFPYTAGVFPLKRVGEDPTRMFAGEGDPAKTNTRFHLLSGDYEAKRLSTAFDSVTLYGCDPELRPDIYGKVGNAGVSVCTLEDVKVLYSGFDLCAPSTSVSMTINGPAPIILAMFMNTAIDQQVDKYTKENGNAPTKQVYQNIRESVLSNVRGTVQADILKEDQGQNTCIFSIEFALKMMGDIQQFFIENNVQNFYSVSISGYHVAEAGANPITQLALTLSNGFTYVEYYLSRGMPIDSFGPNLSYFFSNGMDPEYTVIGRVARRIWSIAMKEKYNASARSQMLKYHIQTSGRSLHSQEIQFNDIRTTLQALCAVYDNCNSLHTNAFDEAITTPTAESVRRALAIQMIINREWGLTKNENMNQGSFIVEELTDLVEQAVLREFHRISERGGVLGAMETGYQRSKIQEESVYYETLKHNGELPIIGVNTFRDPNMEDEVSAQSNAGCELARATEEEKQSQLMRLADFQKQNEKEAPQALEKLQRVVLSGDNIFEELMETVKVCSLGQITRALYDVGGRYRRNM from the coding sequence ATGAGTGACGCTGTAGAAATATACAAGCCCCAACATAAAGTACGTGTCATCACAGCAACGTCCCTTTTCGACGGCCATGACGTGTCTATAAACATGTTTCGAAGGCTGCTTCAAAGCACCGGTGCTGAGGTGATCCATTTGGGCCACAACCGTTCCGTAAAGGAAATTGTGGACGCAGCCATTGAAGAAGATGCCCAGGGCATAGCCGTTTCCAGTTATCAGGGAGGGCATATCGAATTTTTCAAATATATCGTAGATCTTTTGAAAGAGCAAAATGCCTCTGACATTAAGGTTTTCGGCGGCGGCGGAGGCGTTATTGTGCCCGATGAGATTCAGGCGCTTCATGATTACGGCGTAGCCAGGATATATTCTCCTGAAGACGGCACACGGATGGGACTGCAGGGAATTATCAACCATATGGTAAAGACGATTGATTTTTCCACGGTAGAGGATGATGCCGTTGATTTTAAATTGTTGTCTTGTGAAAACAAACGTCTGGTGGGCAAGGCGATTACCGCAATGGAACAAGCCAAGGCTTCCGGCAACGGCCATTTGGACCATTTCAGGGCCCAACTATTGAAAAAAACAGGAAACAGAACTGTGCCGGTCATGGGCATCACCGGAACCGGTGGGGCGGGGAAATCTTCGCTGATTGACGAACTGATTATTCGCATGATCAATGATGTAAAAGATATGAAGATCGCTGTTATCAGTTCGGACGTATCCAGAAGAAAAACCGGCGGTGCCCTTTTGGGGGATCGCATTCGAATGAACGCCATCGGAAATGATCGTGTCTACATGCGCTCCCTGGCGACGCGAAAAGCCCACTCGGAAATCCCGGAGGCACTGGGAGACGTCATTTCTGTGGTCAAGGCCGCCGGATTTGATTTTATCATCGCCGAAACCGCCGGCATAGGTCAGGGGGATTCCCAAATTACCGACCAGGTGGATTGCGCCATGTATGTTATGACGGCCGAATTCGGGGCGGCAAGCCAGTTGGAAAAAATAGATATGCTGGATTACGCGGATCTGATTGTGGTCAACAAATTCGAAAAAAGAGGAGGAGAGGACGCTGTCAGGGATGTTCGCAAGCAGGTGCAAAGAAACCGGAATGCATGGGACATGCAGTCGGAAGATATGCCGGTATTCGGCACCATTGCCTCCAAATTCAACGATGACGGTGTAACCGCCCTTTATCAAGCCCTGCTGCAGACTATTTTTGAAAAAACCGGGGTTAAATTTGAAAGTCGGCGCCCTAAAGTCGATGTAAAAACATCGTCATCAAAAACGGTGGTCATCCCGCCGGAGAGAACACGCTATCTCTCAGAAATTGCCGACACCATCCGAGACTACCACAAGCGCACGCAAATACAGACCCAGGCCATCCGTAAGGTCTGGCACCTGGAAGAAACGGCCAAAGCCATTGATGAGAGTCTGCTTGACGGGGATAAAACAGAACTGATCGAACATTTAAAAAGGGAAATTGACGCCGCCAGGGGAAGCGTTGATGGCGAGGCCAAGGAATTGGTAACACAATGGGATGACATGAAGGACGCCTATACAAAGGACGAACTGGTATACACGGTTCGGGGCAAGGAAATAAGAGTGCCTTTGTATACCCAATCCTTATCCCATCAAAAAATCCCCAAGATCAGTCTGCCCAAATTCAAGGACCCTGGAGAAATCTACCGGTGGCTGCGGCGGGAAAATCTTCCCGGGTACTTCCCTTATACGGCCGGTGTGTTTCCGCTAAAACGGGTGGGGGAAGACCCTACGAGAATGTTTGCCGGAGAAGGAGACCCGGCCAAAACCAATACCCGTTTTCACCTGCTTTCCGGTGACTACGAGGCCAAAAGACTGTCTACGGCATTTGATTCGGTCACGTTGTACGGGTGTGACCCAGAGTTGCGGCCGGATATTTACGGCAAGGTCGGCAACGCAGGCGTCAGTGTATGTACGTTGGAAGATGTCAAAGTACTATACAGCGGGTTTGACCTGTGCGCGCCTTCCACGTCCGTTTCCATGACCATCAACGGGCCGGCGCCTATCATTCTTGCCATGTTCATGAATACGGCCATTGATCAGCAGGTGGACAAATACACAAAAGAGAACGGTAACGCCCCGACAAAGCAGGTGTATCAAAATATTCGTGAATCGGTACTAAGCAATGTTCGCGGCACGGTTCAGGCGGATATTTTGAAGGAAGATCAGGGTCAGAATACTTGTATTTTTTCCATTGAATTTGCCCTGAAAATGATGGGGGATATCCAGCAGTTTTTTATCGAAAACAATGTGCAAAATTTTTACTCCGTATCCATTTCAGGCTATCACGTCGCTGAAGCCGGGGCCAATCCCATTACCCAACTGGCCTTGACCCTTTCCAACGGCTTTACCTATGTGGAATACTACCTTTCCCGGGGCATGCCCATTGACAGTTTCGGGCCCAACCTGTCATACTTTTTTTCCAACGGCATGGATCCCGAATATACGGTCATCGGCAGAGTTGCCCGAAGAATCTGGTCCATTGCCATGAAAGAAAAGTACAACGCTTCGGCACGGTCTCAAATGCTGAAATACCACATCCAGACATCCGGGAGATCGTTGCACAGTCAGGAAATCCAGTTCAACGACATCCGGACCACCTTACAGGCCCTTTGCGCGGTATATGACAATTGCAACAGCCTGCATACCAATGCGTTTGACGAAGCCATTACAACCCCTACGGCGGAGTCGGTGCGACGGGCCCTGGCCATCCAGATGATTATCAATCGGGAATGGGGATTGACCAAAAATGAAAATATGAACCAGGGAAGCTTTATCGTCGAAGAGTTGACGGATCTGGTGGAACAGGCTGTCCTGAGAGAATTTCACCGTATCTCGGAACGGGGTGGTGTGTTAGGCGCCATGGAAACGGGATATCAGCGAAGCAAAATTCAGGAAGAATCCGTCTACTATGAGACATTGAAGCACAATGGAGAGCTTCCCATTATCGGTGTCAACACGTTTCGTGACCCGAATATGGAAGACGAGGTGTCGGCACAAAGCAATGCCGGCTGTGAACTGGCCAGAGCCACGGAGGAGGAAAAACAATCCCAGTTAATGCGACTGGCTGATTTTCAAAAACAGAATGAAAAAGAAGCGCCCCAAGCTCTGGAGAAACTTCAACGGGTGGTCCTTTCAGGGGACAACATCTTTGAAGAATTGATGGAAACGGTTAAGGTCTGCAGCCTGGGGCAGATTACCAGGGCTCTTTACGATGTGGGCGGCCGGTATCGCAGGAACATGTAG
- the thiM gene encoding hydroxyethylthiazole kinase, with product MSLKKDIQAEIIHAVETVQQTNPMAGSVTNTVTINFVANAQLAVGGSAAMVYMPDEAQFLSQAGGAAYINMGTIEPVYEKTLPGMAETLHNSAKPWVLDPVAIGIGELRTRLLLAFKSCKPSIIRGNASEIIALAGLWGLDGGTKTSNVRGVDSQDTVSAAKDGAVALARWTGGAVAVSGKQDLVTNGSVVALCHGGSHFMEKITGSGCSLGGVMAVYATAAPAFIAALTGTAVYNLAGSRAAEKTDAPASFQVHFLDELYKAKPRDIAENPFDIEEI from the coding sequence ATGAGTCTTAAAAAAGATATTCAAGCCGAAATAATTCATGCCGTTGAAACCGTACAGCAAACCAATCCCATGGCAGGATCCGTCACCAACACGGTGACCATCAACTTTGTCGCCAATGCCCAGCTTGCCGTGGGCGGTTCGGCAGCCATGGTCTATATGCCCGATGAAGCCCAATTTTTGTCCCAGGCCGGTGGTGCCGCTTACATAAATATGGGCACCATAGAGCCTGTCTATGAAAAGACCTTACCCGGCATGGCAGAAACGCTTCATAACAGCGCAAAACCATGGGTCCTGGATCCTGTGGCCATTGGCATCGGTGAGCTTCGCACCCGGTTGTTGCTGGCATTTAAATCCTGTAAACCCAGTATCATCCGTGGGAATGCCTCTGAAATTATTGCCCTGGCCGGGTTATGGGGGCTGGATGGCGGCACAAAAACATCCAATGTCCGGGGGGTGGATTCCCAGGATACGGTCAGCGCAGCCAAGGATGGGGCCGTGGCCCTGGCCCGATGGACCGGTGGGGCTGTGGCCGTGTCGGGCAAGCAGGATTTGGTTACCAATGGTTCTGTTGTAGCCCTCTGTCATGGCGGCTCACACTTTATGGAAAAAATTACCGGATCAGGCTGCTCTTTGGGCGGCGTCATGGCTGTTTATGCCACTGCGGCCCCTGCGTTTATCGCAGCATTGACCGGCACGGCTGTTTATAATCTGGCCGGTTCTCGCGCCGCTGAAAAAACAGATGCACCGGCAAGTTTTCAGGTTCATTTTTTGGACGAATTGTATAAAGCAAAACCCAGGGACATTGCAGAAAACCCATTTGACATTGAGGAGATTTAA
- a CDS encoding thiamine phosphate synthase gives MRSKLDISAYFVVGPENTKGRPVAFIIRDAVEAGITCVQVRSKTASARELIELTGQASEAIAQTGKSDVVTLLVNDRLDVVLAAKKQGISVDGIHVGQSDIPVDVCREYLGPDAIVGLSARTHELFEYIKNADVSLIDYFGAGPLHETQTKPDSGLDVDGKRITRSIEDITTLAQLSSLPVVVGGGVKLADIPSLARTGVAGFFVVSAISEADDPGLQAANLVKTWNSHKR, from the coding sequence ATGAGAAGTAAACTGGATATTTCAGCCTATTTTGTGGTGGGCCCGGAGAATACCAAAGGGCGTCCTGTGGCGTTCATTATCCGGGATGCGGTGGAGGCCGGCATTACATGCGTGCAGGTCCGATCCAAAACAGCGTCTGCCAGGGAATTGATTGAATTAACCGGCCAGGCGTCCGAAGCCATCGCGCAAACCGGTAAATCCGACGTTGTGACCCTGTTGGTGAATGACCGCCTTGACGTGGTGCTGGCGGCCAAAAAACAAGGTATAAGCGTTGACGGCATCCATGTGGGCCAATCGGATATACCCGTGGACGTTTGCCGGGAATATCTAGGCCCTGATGCCATTGTCGGCTTATCCGCCAGGACCCATGAATTGTTTGAGTATATAAAAAATGCCGATGTCAGCCTTATTGATTATTTTGGCGCAGGTCCTTTGCATGAAACCCAGACCAAACCGGACAGCGGGCTTGATGTGGACGGAAAAAGAATTACAAGAAGTATTGAGGATATTACAACACTTGCCCAACTCAGTTCGCTTCCCGTCGTGGTTGGCGGCGGCGTCAAACTTGCCGACATACCGTCGCTTGCCCGGACCGGCGTTGCCGGTTTTTTCGTTGTATCTGCGATATCTGAGGCAGATGACCCAGGGCTTCAAGCAGCAAATCTGGTTAAGACCTGGAACAGCCATAAGCGGTAA
- a CDS encoding MlaD family protein — MTQKTNYFKLGLFVILAFALTAAMLIAFGAGKFFKTETLAETYFNESVQGLNIGSEVKYKGVKIGAVKSITTPTKVYDIASNYVLVTFSLSEDCYVGQTGKKPKERMKKAVDDGLSVFLSFNGLTGSAYLETDYKKNGPDDLQISWTPENLYVPSQSSNIKQVSDAISQAMETLGSMDFKEMKEDFSALLKSLNITKVSTLAESLLKELRQTNKDLAKILTSGQVKQILTDAGASLTDLKQIVHAAKVPIKQTLADINTASGSFKRMTTGLEQNYEGKLTEMADRMDTVLAGLEKTSRLLENMIWTNADVIEKTIGNLENTTENLNQFTRELRDFPGSLLMEAPPRASTSKKEK, encoded by the coding sequence ATGACACAGAAAACCAATTATTTCAAACTCGGCCTTTTTGTCATCCTGGCCTTTGCACTGACTGCAGCCATGCTTATTGCCTTTGGTGCAGGTAAGTTTTTCAAAACAGAAACCCTTGCCGAGACCTATTTTAACGAATCCGTCCAGGGCCTGAACATCGGATCGGAAGTTAAATACAAAGGGGTAAAGATCGGTGCTGTAAAATCCATTACCACCCCCACAAAAGTTTATGACATTGCCTCAAATTATGTATTGGTCACCTTTTCCCTGTCCGAAGACTGTTACGTGGGTCAAACCGGGAAAAAGCCCAAAGAACGTATGAAAAAAGCGGTCGACGACGGGCTTTCCGTCTTTTTATCCTTTAACGGCCTGACCGGGTCAGCATATCTGGAGACCGATTACAAAAAAAACGGGCCGGATGACCTGCAAATCTCCTGGACCCCGGAAAATCTTTATGTGCCGTCCCAGTCCAGCAACATCAAACAGGTATCAGACGCAATCAGCCAGGCCATGGAAACCTTAGGCTCCATGGATTTTAAAGAGATGAAAGAGGATTTTTCGGCCCTTCTCAAAAGCCTGAATATCACAAAGGTATCGACCTTGGCAGAAAGCCTGCTCAAAGAACTTCGCCAGACCAACAAGGACCTGGCCAAAATCCTGACATCCGGTCAGGTCAAACAGATTCTGACGGATGCAGGCGCATCGCTCACAGACCTAAAGCAGATTGTTCATGCCGCAAAAGTTCCCATTAAACAAACCCTGGCAGATATTAATACGGCATCAGGCAGTTTCAAACGCATGACCACCGGGCTGGAACAAAATTATGAAGGGAAATTAACCGAAATGGCCGATAGAATGGATACGGTTCTGGCTGGCCTTGAAAAAACATCCCGGCTACTGGAAAACATGATCTGGACCAATGCCGACGTCATTGAAAAAACCATAGGCAACCTGGAGAATACCACTGAAAACCTCAACCAGTTCACCCGGGAACTACGTGACTTCCCGGGCAGCCTTCTCATGGAAGCGCCGCCTAGGGCATCAACATCAAAAAAGGAGAAATAA